A single genomic interval of Plantibacter sp. Leaf314 harbors:
- a CDS encoding carbohydrate ABC transporter permease, whose translation MTVQTTATTANPAVVGKPGTRTPASRKPTTGDRVVGTASHTVLIIWSIVVVVPLLWTVMSSFKTSSEIFASPFSLPSNWNFDNYVNAWTTAGIGSFFLNSIVVVFGALIVTMLFGSMCAYVLARFRFFGSRAIYYLMLAGLTFPVFLAIVPLFFVLQSLGLLNSLPGLILTYAAFAFPFTVFFLFSFFKSLPVSIAEAAAIDGAGEWRTFFQVMLPMARPGLATVAILNFVGLWNQFLLPVALNSNPQNYVLTQGMASFAAQAGYSVDFGALFAASVITVVPVLIVYLIFQRQLQGSVSQGTDK comes from the coding sequence ATGACCGTCCAGACCACGGCGACGACCGCGAACCCGGCGGTCGTCGGGAAACCCGGTACGCGCACACCGGCCAGCCGCAAACCGACCACGGGCGACCGCGTCGTCGGGACGGCATCCCACACGGTGCTGATCATCTGGTCCATCGTGGTCGTCGTCCCGCTGCTCTGGACGGTCATGTCGTCGTTCAAGACCAGCTCGGAGATCTTCGCCTCGCCGTTCTCCCTGCCGTCGAACTGGAACTTCGACAACTACGTGAACGCGTGGACGACGGCCGGCATCGGGAGCTTCTTCCTGAACTCGATCGTGGTGGTCTTCGGCGCCCTGATCGTGACCATGCTGTTCGGTTCGATGTGCGCGTACGTGCTGGCGCGGTTCCGCTTCTTCGGGAGCCGAGCGATCTACTATCTGATGCTCGCCGGTCTCACCTTCCCGGTGTTCCTCGCGATCGTGCCGTTGTTCTTCGTGCTGCAGAGCCTCGGGTTGCTCAACTCGCTCCCGGGACTCATCCTCACGTACGCGGCGTTCGCCTTCCCGTTCACCGTGTTCTTCCTCTTCTCCTTCTTCAAGTCGCTGCCGGTCTCCATCGCCGAGGCGGCCGCGATCGACGGAGCAGGGGAGTGGCGGACGTTCTTCCAGGTGATGCTCCCGATGGCGCGGCCAGGGCTCGCGACCGTCGCGATCCTCAACTTCGTGGGCCTGTGGAACCAGTTCCTCCTGCCGGTGGCGCTCAACTCGAACCCGCAGAACTACGTCCTCACGCAGGGCATGGCGTCGTTCGCGGCTCAGGCCGGGTATTCGGTGGACTTCGGTGCGCTCTTCGCGGCGTCCGTCATCACCGTCGTCCCCGTGCTCATCGTGTATCTGATCTTCCAGCGTCAGCTGCAGGGTTCGGTTTCGCAGGGCACGGACAAGTAG
- a CDS encoding MFS transporter: MSTATEPTAVLAPRAGRRAWFALAVLMLPVLLVSVDNTVLNFALPAISSALTPTGTQLLWIVDVYPLVLAGLLVSMGSLGDRIGRRRLLLIGSIGFGVVSVAAAFAPSAELLIAARAALGFFGAMLMPSTLSLLRNIFLDRDQRRFAIAVWASGFAAGSALGPIVGGVILEHFAWGAVFLLAVPVLLPLVVLAPFLIPESKDPDPGRIDVPSIVLILVTMTPLVFGVKHLAEAGFDVVTVVSMVVGVASGILFIRRQLRLEHPLLDLSLFRRASFSGAVVINLLSVTALVGGLFFVSQHLQLVLGLAPLDAGLVLLPGLIVMIVAGLVIVPISKRVRPGIVVPVALVVSAVGYASIAITGGDVSAFGIGLAFVALGLGIGSAETVSNELVIASAPPEKAGAASGVSETAYELGAVLGTATLGTVLTASYRSSVVLPDGLTAVQQQAAGETLGGAATVAEQLPGDLAGALMESARHAFDSGVGVAAWIGVGLIVAAMLVAAIGLRRVR, from the coding sequence GTGTCCACCGCAACCGAACCCACCGCCGTCCTCGCTCCGCGCGCCGGTCGACGAGCCTGGTTCGCGCTCGCCGTCCTCATGCTCCCCGTGCTCCTGGTGTCGGTGGACAACACGGTCCTGAACTTCGCGTTGCCCGCCATCTCGAGCGCGCTCACCCCGACCGGGACGCAGCTGCTCTGGATCGTCGACGTCTACCCGCTCGTCCTCGCCGGCCTGCTCGTGTCGATGGGTAGCCTCGGCGACCGGATCGGTCGCCGTCGGCTCCTCCTCATCGGGTCCATCGGCTTCGGTGTCGTCTCCGTCGCTGCCGCCTTCGCGCCCAGCGCAGAGCTCCTGATCGCGGCCCGGGCTGCCCTCGGGTTCTTCGGCGCGATGCTGATGCCGTCCACGCTCTCGCTCCTGCGGAACATCTTCCTCGACCGCGACCAGCGACGGTTCGCGATCGCCGTGTGGGCCAGCGGGTTCGCCGCCGGCAGTGCGCTCGGACCGATCGTCGGTGGTGTCATCCTCGAGCACTTCGCCTGGGGCGCGGTGTTCCTGCTGGCGGTGCCGGTACTGTTGCCGCTCGTCGTGCTCGCACCGTTCCTCATCCCCGAGTCCAAGGACCCGGATCCGGGTCGCATCGACGTTCCGAGCATCGTGCTCATCCTCGTGACGATGACTCCGCTCGTGTTCGGCGTCAAGCACCTGGCCGAGGCCGGCTTCGACGTCGTCACCGTCGTCTCGATGGTCGTCGGCGTCGCGAGCGGCATCCTGTTCATCCGGCGACAGCTCCGGCTCGAGCACCCGCTGTTGGATCTCAGTCTCTTCCGGCGAGCCTCGTTCAGTGGCGCCGTGGTCATCAACCTGCTCAGCGTGACCGCGCTCGTCGGTGGTCTGTTCTTCGTGTCGCAGCACCTGCAGCTGGTCCTCGGTCTGGCGCCACTCGACGCCGGCCTCGTCCTGCTGCCCGGTCTCATCGTGATGATCGTCGCCGGTCTCGTGATCGTGCCCATCTCGAAGCGGGTCCGCCCGGGGATCGTCGTGCCCGTCGCCCTCGTCGTCTCGGCCGTCGGATACGCGTCCATCGCGATCACCGGTGGCGACGTCTCGGCCTTCGGGATCGGACTCGCGTTCGTCGCGCTCGGCCTCGGCATCGGATCCGCCGAGACGGTGTCGAACGAACTCGTGATCGCGAGCGCACCGCCGGAGAAGGCCGGTGCCGCGTCCGGCGTGTCCGAGACCGCCTACGAACTCGGTGCGGTCCTCGGCACGGCGACCCTCGGGACGGTGCTCACCGCGTCCTACCGCTCCTCGGTGGTGTTGCCGGACGGGCTCACCGCCGTCCAGCAGCAGGCGGCGGGGGAGACCCTCGGTGGAGCGGCGACCGTCGCGGAGCAGCTCCCGGGCGACCTGGCCGGTGCGCTGATGGAGTCGGCACGGCACGCCTTCGACAGCGGCGTCGGCGTCGCGGCCTGGATCGGGGTCGGCCTCATCGTCGCCGCCATGCTCGTCGCGGCGATCGGTCTGCGCCGCGTCCGGTAA
- a CDS encoding TetR/AcrR family transcriptional regulator — protein sequence MAKQTAARERVLDAFADLLIEQGERAATLDAVAAAAGVSKGGLLYHFGSKDALVDGLIERLAEMSEADTARMLAAPEGVVEYFVRTSVDCGTPFDRTIIAVARLAQGQHAQASEAMSHIRRSWLRTVEDAVGDPDTARAIVLMSDGLYANTAQLGMGVSDPDEGSDESIERLLAVIARLLPAPSH from the coding sequence ATGGCGAAGCAGACCGCAGCCCGAGAACGCGTCCTCGACGCCTTCGCCGACCTGCTCATCGAACAGGGCGAACGCGCTGCGACCCTCGATGCCGTCGCCGCCGCGGCCGGGGTCTCCAAAGGTGGACTGCTCTACCACTTCGGCAGCAAGGACGCCCTCGTCGACGGCCTCATCGAGCGACTCGCGGAGATGAGCGAGGCCGACACGGCGCGGATGCTCGCGGCCCCGGAGGGCGTCGTCGAGTACTTCGTGCGGACCTCCGTCGACTGCGGCACCCCGTTCGACCGGACGATCATCGCCGTCGCGCGGCTGGCGCAGGGACAGCACGCGCAGGCGAGCGAGGCCATGTCCCACATCCGGCGCAGCTGGCTGCGCACCGTGGAGGACGCCGTCGGCGATCCCGACACCGCCCGCGCGATCGTGCTGATGTCGGACGGCCTCTACGCCAACACCGCACAACTCGGCATGGGGGTCAGCGACCCCGACGAGGGCAGTGACGAGTCGATCGAACGGCTGCTCGCCGTCATCGCGCGGCTCCTGCCCGCACCCTCCCACTGA
- a CDS encoding carbohydrate ABC transporter permease: MTAVGTPIGKVGGATPPAARRLRRRDFTFDRVSFFLVFLIVPVVGYVVFVVSPFAQAAYYSLTNWSGFSPGMDFVGFSNYTKLFQDQTFLQSMGNSVALAIVLPLVTLGIAFLFASLITIGGPSNGPIRGLRNSSVYRVITFFPYVVPAIVIGLIWKQIYDPSSGLLNGFLTGIGLDQFASFAWLGSPDTAMIATMFVIVWGLIGFYTVLFIAAIKGVPAEVYEAARIDGAGRLRTALTITIPLIRDNIQTAYIYMGILALDAFVYMAALNPGGGPSNTTLVMSQQLFTTAFTKGQFGYACAMGVVLALVTLMFAGVVFLVSRLTGGNDEGVAE; this comes from the coding sequence ATGACGGCCGTCGGCACGCCGATCGGGAAGGTGGGAGGGGCCACCCCTCCCGCCGCCCGGCGGCTGCGCCGCCGGGACTTCACGTTCGACCGGGTCTCGTTCTTCCTGGTCTTCCTGATCGTGCCGGTGGTGGGGTACGTCGTCTTCGTGGTCTCACCGTTCGCGCAAGCGGCGTACTACTCGTTGACGAACTGGTCCGGGTTCTCCCCGGGCATGGACTTCGTCGGGTTCTCGAACTACACGAAGCTCTTCCAGGACCAGACCTTCCTCCAGTCCATGGGCAACAGCGTCGCGCTCGCGATCGTCCTGCCGCTCGTGACCCTCGGGATCGCGTTCCTGTTCGCCTCCCTCATCACGATCGGCGGACCGAGCAACGGACCGATCCGCGGCCTCCGCAACTCCAGCGTGTACCGCGTGATCACGTTCTTCCCGTACGTCGTGCCGGCCATCGTCATCGGCCTCATCTGGAAGCAGATCTACGACCCGTCGTCCGGGCTGTTGAACGGCTTCCTGACCGGCATCGGTCTCGACCAGTTCGCCTCGTTCGCCTGGCTCGGTTCGCCGGACACGGCGATGATCGCCACCATGTTCGTCATCGTCTGGGGACTCATCGGGTTCTACACGGTGCTCTTCATCGCGGCGATCAAGGGTGTGCCGGCCGAGGTGTACGAGGCGGCACGGATCGACGGCGCGGGTCGCCTGCGGACCGCGCTCACGATCACCATCCCGTTGATCCGGGACAACATCCAGACGGCGTACATCTACATGGGCATCCTCGCCCTCGACGCGTTCGTGTACATGGCCGCGTTGAACCCGGGCGGCGGCCCGTCGAACACCACGCTCGTGATGTCGCAGCAGCTGTTCACGACGGCGTTCACCAAAGGCCAGTTCGGCTACGCCTGCGCCATGGGGGTCGTGCTCGCGCTCGTCACCCTGATGTTCGCCGGCGTCGTCTTCCTGGTCAGCCGGCTCACCGGCGGCAACGATGAAGGGGTGGCGGAATGA
- a CDS encoding 3-isopropylmalate dehydrogenase encodes MSRTVKLAVIPGDGIGPEVVGEALKVLDAAIEGGEARFEQTPFSLGAARFLETGEVLTEADLAAIASHDAILLGAVGGVPGDPRLANANIERGLLLKLRFSLDHYVNLRPTVVYPGVPSPLREPGAVDFVVVREGTEGPYVGNGGAIRQGTPHEVANEVSVNTAYGVERVVRYAFAAAVARRGKLTLVHKTNVLVFAGSLWKRVVDAVSAEFPDVAVDYLHVDAATIFLVTDPARFDVIVTDNLFGDILTDLAGAISGGIGLAASGNINPDGTYPSMFEPVHGSAPDIAGKQLADPTAAILSVSLMLSHLGFETEAARVATAVTADIAARTGAARSTTEVGDAIAALAAKR; translated from the coding sequence ATGTCCCGCACCGTCAAGCTCGCAGTCATCCCCGGCGACGGGATCGGTCCCGAGGTCGTGGGCGAGGCGCTCAAGGTGCTGGACGCCGCGATCGAGGGCGGCGAGGCGCGATTCGAGCAGACCCCGTTCTCCCTCGGTGCCGCCCGATTCCTCGAGACGGGCGAGGTGCTGACCGAAGCCGACCTCGCCGCGATCGCCTCGCACGACGCCATCCTCCTCGGCGCCGTCGGCGGCGTGCCCGGCGACCCCCGGCTCGCGAACGCGAACATCGAACGCGGCCTGCTCCTGAAGCTCCGCTTCAGCCTCGACCACTACGTCAACCTGCGACCGACCGTCGTGTACCCGGGGGTGCCCAGCCCGCTGCGCGAGCCCGGGGCGGTCGACTTCGTCGTCGTCCGCGAGGGGACCGAGGGGCCCTACGTCGGCAACGGCGGGGCGATCCGCCAAGGAACGCCGCACGAGGTCGCGAACGAGGTCTCGGTGAACACGGCCTACGGCGTGGAGCGCGTGGTCCGTTACGCGTTCGCCGCCGCGGTGGCTCGCCGGGGCAAGCTGACCCTCGTGCACAAGACCAACGTCCTGGTCTTCGCCGGATCGCTCTGGAAGCGCGTCGTCGACGCCGTGTCCGCCGAGTTCCCCGACGTGGCGGTCGACTACCTCCACGTCGACGCCGCCACGATCTTCCTCGTCACCGATCCTGCTAGATTTGACGTCATCGTCACGGACAACCTCTTCGGCGACATCCTCACCGATCTGGCCGGCGCGATCAGCGGCGGCATCGGTCTCGCGGCCTCGGGAAACATCAACCCGGACGGCACGTACCCGAGCATGTTCGAGCCCGTCCACGGATCGGCGCCCGACATCGCCGGGAAGCAGCTGGCCGATCCGACCGCCGCCATCCTCTCCGTCTCCCTGATGCTGTCGCATCTCGGCTTCGAGACCGAGGCGGCACGAGTGGCCACTGCCGTCACCGCCGACATCGCCGCCCGCACGGGCGCAGCGCGTTCGACGACCGAGGTCGGCGATGCGATCGCGGCCCTCGCGGCGAAGCGGTAG
- the serA gene encoding phosphoglycerate dehydrogenase produces MSKPVVLIAEELSPATVDALGPDFEVRSVDGTDRPALLDAIADADAILVRSATKVDEEAIQAATRLKVIARAGVGLDNVDIKAATTAGVMVVNAPTSNIISAAELTVGHILSLARHIPAAHAALAQGQWKRSKYTGTELYEKTIGIIGLGRIGALITARLQAFGTNVIAYDPYVTSARAQQLGVQLVTLDELLAQSDFITIHMPKTPETTGMIAGPQFALMKPTAYVVNVARGGLIDEDALYEALSNGVIAGAGLDVFVTEPPTDTKLLGLENVIVTPHLGASTDEAQEKAGVSVAKSVRLALGGELVPDAVNVAGGVIDPYVRPGIPLVEKLGQVFASLSTSSLTSVDVEVHGELSGYDVSVLKLAALKGIFTNIVSETVSYVNAPLLAEQRGVVARLLTDEVSEEYRNVITLRGALSDGSQISVSGTLTGTKQIEKIVEINGYDVEVPFAKHHIVMVYTDRPGIVAVYGQRFGEAGINIAGMQIARHEAGGPALSVLTVDSPVADDVLEVIRETIDATLLREIDITEQ; encoded by the coding sequence GTGTCGAAACCGGTCGTACTGATCGCCGAAGAACTCTCACCAGCCACCGTCGACGCCCTCGGGCCCGACTTCGAGGTGCGCTCCGTCGACGGGACGGACCGCCCTGCGCTGCTCGACGCCATCGCCGATGCGGACGCGATCCTCGTGCGTTCCGCCACCAAGGTGGACGAGGAGGCGATCCAGGCGGCGACCCGTCTCAAGGTGATCGCCCGCGCCGGGGTCGGCCTCGACAACGTCGACATCAAGGCCGCGACGACGGCGGGTGTCATGGTCGTCAACGCGCCGACGTCGAACATCATCTCCGCGGCCGAACTCACCGTCGGCCACATCCTGAGCCTCGCTCGCCACATCCCGGCAGCCCACGCCGCGCTCGCCCAGGGCCAGTGGAAGCGTTCCAAGTACACCGGCACGGAGCTGTACGAGAAGACCATCGGCATCATCGGTCTCGGTCGGATCGGCGCGCTCATCACCGCCCGCCTCCAGGCGTTCGGCACGAACGTCATCGCCTACGACCCCTACGTCACGTCGGCGCGTGCGCAGCAGCTCGGCGTGCAGCTCGTCACGTTGGACGAACTGCTCGCTCAGTCCGACTTCATCACGATCCACATGCCGAAGACGCCGGAGACGACGGGCATGATCGCCGGCCCGCAGTTCGCACTCATGAAGCCGACGGCCTACGTGGTGAACGTCGCCCGCGGTGGTCTGATCGACGAGGACGCCCTCTACGAGGCGCTCTCGAACGGTGTGATCGCCGGCGCCGGTCTCGACGTCTTCGTCACCGAGCCGCCCACGGACACGAAGCTGCTCGGCCTCGAGAACGTCATCGTCACGCCGCACCTCGGCGCCTCGACGGACGAAGCACAGGAGAAGGCCGGCGTGTCCGTCGCCAAATCCGTGCGACTCGCCCTCGGTGGCGAACTCGTCCCCGACGCGGTCAACGTCGCCGGTGGCGTCATCGACCCGTACGTCCGTCCCGGTATCCCGCTCGTGGAGAAGCTCGGACAGGTGTTCGCCTCGCTGTCGACCTCGTCGCTGACGAGCGTCGACGTCGAGGTGCACGGCGAGCTCAGTGGCTACGACGTCAGCGTTCTGAAGCTCGCCGCACTCAAGGGGATCTTCACGAACATCGTCAGCGAGACGGTGTCCTACGTGAACGCGCCGCTGTTGGCCGAGCAGCGCGGCGTCGTCGCCCGACTCCTCACCGACGAGGTGAGCGAGGAGTACCGGAACGTCATCACGCTGCGCGGCGCCTTGAGCGACGGATCGCAGATCTCCGTCTCCGGCACCCTGACCGGGACGAAGCAGATCGAGAAGATCGTCGAGATCAACGGGTACGACGTCGAGGTGCCGTTCGCCAAGCACCACATCGTCATGGTCTACACGGACCGTCCCGGAATCGTGGCGGTCTACGGCCAGCGGTTCGGCGAGGCCGGCATCAACATCGCCGGCATGCAGATCGCCCGGCACGAGGCCGGCGGACCGGCGCTCAGCGTGCTGACGGTCGACTCACCCGTCGCCGACGACGTGCTCGAGGTCATCCGCGAGACGATCGACGCCACGCTCCTGCGCGAGATCGACATCACCGAGCAGTAG
- a CDS encoding copper homeostasis protein CutC — MSSQSPIAVEIAVQDLEGVRIAIREGAQRVELCQALGSGGLTPSIGLVMAAVRAADEAGLGDFVHVLVRPREGGFVYTPAEIEVMSGDILALEAAGAAGIVVGTLRADRTIDTEALAQLRQAAGSLAVTFHRAVDATLDPVRAADELRDAGVDRLLTSGGARASIDGAEKLAAMASNGDGSMEIMAGGGVTIDAIPTLARAGVDAVHLSARRRAGRVTETGPGGGSPSYDITDATTVARAVAAVRRAAVAV; from the coding sequence ATGAGCTCCCAGTCGCCAATCGCCGTCGAGATCGCTGTCCAGGACCTCGAGGGGGTCCGCATCGCCATCCGCGAGGGTGCACAGCGGGTCGAGCTCTGCCAGGCCCTCGGGTCCGGCGGGCTCACCCCGTCCATCGGCCTCGTCATGGCCGCGGTCCGGGCGGCGGACGAGGCCGGGCTCGGTGACTTCGTCCACGTCCTGGTCCGGCCTCGTGAAGGCGGGTTCGTCTACACACCGGCCGAGATCGAGGTCATGTCGGGCGACATCCTCGCCTTGGAGGCGGCGGGTGCTGCAGGGATCGTCGTCGGCACCCTCCGGGCCGATCGCACGATCGACACGGAGGCGTTGGCGCAACTACGGCAGGCCGCCGGTTCGCTTGCCGTGACGTTCCACCGTGCCGTCGACGCGACGCTCGACCCGGTCCGCGCCGCGGACGAGCTCCGCGACGCCGGGGTCGACCGCCTCTTGACGTCGGGTGGCGCGCGAGCGAGCATCGACGGCGCGGAGAAGCTCGCGGCGATGGCGTCGAACGGTGACGGCTCGATGGAGATCATGGCCGGCGGGGGAGTGACGATCGACGCGATCCCGACGCTCGCCAGAGCCGGGGTCGACGCGGTGCACCTCTCCGCCCGACGCCGGGCCGGGCGGGTCACCGAGACGGGTCCTGGCGGCGGATCCCCGAGCTACGACATCACCGACGCGACGACGGTCGCCCGAGCCGTCGCAGCGGTCCGCCGCGCCGCCGTCGCGGTGTGA
- a CDS encoding fumarylacetoacetate hydrolase family protein translates to MKIARFSHDQAIRYGIIDDADLVVLDGDPLYSGFEPTGERVPLADAVLLAPVIPRSKVVAVGKNYRDHAAEMGGEAPSEPLLFLKPNTSVVGPGDAVVFPKQSERIDFEGELAIVIGGVAKNVSAERADEVIFGYTIANDVTARDLQEADGQWARAKGFDTFCPLGPYIETEFSFDGATIETRVDGEVRQHAPLSDMVHSIGAIVEYASSVWTLLPGDVILTGTPAGVGEFTDGQVVEVEVSGIGILRNTGRRP, encoded by the coding sequence GTGAAAATCGCTCGCTTCAGTCACGATCAGGCCATCCGCTACGGCATCATCGACGATGCGGATCTCGTCGTCCTCGACGGCGATCCGCTCTACTCGGGCTTCGAACCGACGGGGGAGCGCGTCCCGCTCGCGGATGCGGTCCTGCTCGCGCCGGTCATCCCTCGTTCCAAGGTCGTCGCCGTCGGCAAGAACTACCGTGACCACGCGGCCGAGATGGGCGGGGAGGCTCCCTCCGAGCCGCTCCTCTTCCTGAAGCCCAACACCTCGGTGGTCGGTCCTGGCGACGCGGTCGTGTTCCCCAAGCAGTCCGAGCGCATCGACTTCGAGGGTGAGCTCGCCATCGTCATCGGCGGCGTCGCGAAGAACGTGAGCGCAGAGCGCGCAGACGAGGTCATCTTCGGCTACACGATCGCCAACGACGTCACGGCACGCGATCTGCAGGAGGCCGACGGCCAGTGGGCACGGGCGAAGGGCTTCGACACGTTCTGCCCGCTCGGCCCGTACATCGAGACGGAGTTCTCCTTCGACGGTGCGACCATCGAGACGCGCGTCGACGGCGAGGTCCGCCAGCACGCACCGCTGTCGGACATGGTCCACTCGATCGGTGCGATCGTCGAGTACGCCTCGTCCGTCTGGACGCTCCTCCCGGGCGACGTCATCCTGACCGGGACACCGGCCGGCGTCGGAGAGTTCACCGACGGTCAGGTCGTGGAGGTCGAGGTCTCCGGTATCGGGATCCTGCGCAACACCGGTCGCCGCCCCTAG
- a CDS encoding branched-chain amino acid aminotransferase — MTINLPMARRELAFTVTPNEQPVPAAERDAILAAPGFGQHFTDHMVDICWSEHGGWHRPRVQPYGPISLDPAAAVLHYAQEIFEGLKAYRHADGSIWSFRPDANGRRLQRSAKRLALPELPVEYFVESIKQLIAVDGSWVPSAPETSLYLRPFMFAKEAFLGVRPAKKVNYYVIASPAGAYFTGGVTPVSIWLSTDYSRAGKGGTGAAKTGGNYASSLLPQAEAYEQGCAQVLFLDAQEATYIEELGGMNVVLVKKDGTLVTPESDSILEGITRDSILQLAADRGHPVERRRVTIDEWREGVESGDIVEVFACGTAAVVTPIAQLKARDFTVGDADAPAGELTMSLRQELTDIQYGRLPDRHGWMTRLDAETSSSAE, encoded by the coding sequence ATGACGATCAACCTCCCCATGGCACGGCGCGAACTCGCCTTCACCGTGACCCCGAACGAGCAGCCCGTGCCGGCGGCCGAGCGCGACGCGATCCTCGCCGCCCCCGGGTTCGGCCAGCACTTCACCGACCACATGGTCGACATCTGCTGGTCGGAGCACGGCGGTTGGCACCGGCCCCGTGTCCAGCCCTACGGCCCGATCTCACTCGATCCGGCCGCCGCGGTCCTGCACTACGCCCAGGAGATCTTCGAGGGGCTGAAGGCCTACCGCCATGCCGACGGGTCCATCTGGTCGTTCCGGCCGGACGCGAACGGCCGACGCCTGCAGCGCTCGGCCAAGCGACTCGCCTTGCCGGAGCTCCCCGTCGAGTACTTCGTCGAGTCGATCAAGCAGCTCATCGCGGTCGACGGCTCGTGGGTGCCGTCCGCGCCGGAGACCAGCCTGTACCTCCGGCCCTTCATGTTCGCCAAGGAGGCCTTCCTCGGCGTCCGCCCCGCCAAGAAGGTGAACTACTACGTCATCGCCAGCCCGGCCGGCGCCTACTTCACCGGAGGCGTGACGCCCGTGTCGATCTGGCTGTCGACCGACTACAGCCGCGCCGGCAAGGGCGGCACCGGTGCGGCGAAGACGGGTGGGAACTACGCGTCGTCGTTGCTGCCGCAGGCTGAGGCCTACGAACAGGGCTGCGCTCAGGTCCTCTTCCTCGACGCGCAGGAGGCGACCTACATCGAGGAGCTCGGCGGGATGAACGTCGTGCTCGTCAAGAAGGACGGCACCCTCGTCACGCCCGAGTCCGACTCGATCCTCGAAGGAATCACCCGCGACAGCATCCTCCAGCTCGCTGCGGACCGCGGTCACCCGGTCGAGCGTCGTCGGGTCACGATCGACGAATGGCGTGAGGGCGTCGAGAGCGGCGACATCGTCGAGGTGTTCGCCTGTGGCACCGCCGCGGTCGTCACCCCGATCGCGCAGCTGAAGGCACGGGACTTCACCGTCGGAGACGCAGACGCACCCGCCGGAGAACTGACGATGTCCCTGCGGCAGGAGCTGACGGACATCCAGTACGGACGTCTGCCGGACCGCCACGGGTGGATGACCCGACTCGACGCTGAGACGTCCTCGAGCGCCGAATAG
- a CDS encoding DoxX family protein — protein sequence MNPFSILQSILTIVLALMFVGMGLLHFLPGPGRTMAAMIPDRLRGTTVTPRMLVLFTGVCEIAGGLGLLIPATRIAAVCCLIVFLIAVFPANAAAARQPARFGRLAVPLVPRLIGQLVLIAALVAVAI from the coding sequence GTGAACCCGTTCTCCATCCTGCAGTCCATCCTGACGATCGTCCTCGCGCTCATGTTCGTCGGGATGGGCCTCCTCCACTTCCTCCCCGGCCCGGGGAGGACCATGGCCGCGATGATCCCCGACCGGCTCCGCGGCACGACTGTCACCCCACGGATGCTGGTCCTCTTCACCGGCGTCTGCGAGATCGCCGGCGGTCTCGGCCTGCTGATCCCGGCGACGAGGATCGCCGCGGTCTGCTGCCTGATCGTGTTCCTCATCGCCGTCTTCCCGGCCAACGCCGCCGCCGCCCGGCAGCCCGCCCGGTTCGGTCGCCTCGCGGTCCCCCTCGTGCCGCGGCTGATCGGCCAGCTCGTGCTGATCGCCGCACTCGTCGCCGTGGCGATCTGA